TAGTTACTtggtccctaaactgtggaatggcctgcctgctactataagagatgacccttcggtctcagctttcaaatcccaggctgaagactcacaacttcagtttagcacaccctgactagagctgctgattaactgtacagactgcacctctgttgttagtcattagcacttaaacataagtaacatagttagagtttgttactaaccctcacctatgctgtttctctttctcggtactcaaatgtggcacaaccagctaagttgttttgcctgcctaaggtaaagtcatccatgatggaggatcgcaggaatcgtggggtagaggggtcctttcatcatatTGGCTGGTCCAGCGCTGTTTCAACTGTAGAATGGCCAAAATGGGGGTGGCAACTTGaaggccgaggtctccaggactctaaacaaatccaaatcatattatgggatatcatctgctgttagattctgctctgtacttgtaaattttttattttcatactgtgttgaggatttgttctgttctgtgtattgtattgtattgaccccctttttctttttgacacccactgcgcgcccaacctacctggaaaggggtctgtctttgaactgcctttcccgaggtttcttccattttttccctacaagtatttgttttgggagtttttccttgtcttcttagagagtcaaggctgggaggccgtcaagaggcagggcctgttaaagcccattgcggcacttcttgtgtgattttgggctatataaaaataaactgtattgtattgtattgtttgtttgaGACATCCTCAGTGGATGGTATCATGTTTTGTGTGGCCATTTGCTGTTTATATGAGTGCTCGCTACTCTTGACCAGGGTAATGCCTGCTTAGATGAGGTTCAGTATGTGCACTGAGCCAATGGCTCACTGGTAGGGCCTTCTTATGACTAATTATAATTGACATGCCCTTTCActtttgaaagaaaagaaagagggaCTCTTACAGACTGTACCCACAATGACTGGTAATTCGTTTTGTATGTTTGCAAGGGTCTGTTGCACATATTTTCATGATGGGGGAAGGAAGAAATAGGAGTAACTGCATTCTGGAAAACTTGCCAAAAGAGCTCCACAAAATTATTGACATCcaaaagagacaactgaccatTGTTTTCTAAATTGAATATTTAAGTAATTGTTGCATGCCTGTTGCACATTGGTTCTCGTTTCTTTTGAGCCTGGCATTCTTTTGGTGgctttgaaattacaaaaaaaaaaagatgctgccCCTGAAAGCACAGACCGAGAGCCTAAAAAAAGAGTGGATGCGGCGTGACTGCGCGCGTTAGCAGCTGTGTGCGAGCGCTCAACCATCAAAGCATTGTTTGTATCCTCTTTGAAGTTGACACTAGCGCTAGGAGTTGCAGGCCTTTGAAGATCCACTGGTTTGCTTGCTAATAGCGACATTGGGCTGGCCCTCTGGATAAACAACTAatatttgtgttcaattagtCGGGAGATTAGGAGAGCAGCCTGACGTGGGATGACAGTTAAAGACTGCACTGTTCTTTTCATCCCTGGGCCCAGACCTCGGCTGCACTTTACACTAGCTTTCAGAATCTTTTAAGCCAGTTCAAAAATGCTCTGGCTTTGAGAGCTCTAAATATAATTaacccaaatgttttttttttttgttttttttttttatttactgggaAAACATATCCTGCACTTTGCTGGGTCAGGTCTCTTGGCTGGGATAGGAATTTGATAAAGTGTCTAATTGGGAAACTGGGTGAATGCATTTTTGTTTGAGCTTTTTATCCTCTTCTACTTAAAATAGGAAATGCTTGACTATCGAGCTTTCTTTTCTAATGTTTTGGTGGCAGCATGCTGGGACAGTGGTGAGCCTTGCTACTCCATGGATCTCCATGTCCGGGTTTACATTCTGGTGACTGTCTTTTTGGTTTGCTCCCAAATTAAACACACTGTTTCTGGTGTTTActcaagcatatacagtatattatatcgTTAATTATCAATGGCCTGTTATGTTTGCCCATACTTGTTTTTGTGATCTCAGATTTAATATAACTGTTAATATATTTTAGCCTTTCACTTCGTCAGAAAAATTAGTATTTTAATGGCATGAACTTCAGTTGAAACCTCCCCGGGATAGTATGATTAAGTATCTTGAAAGTAATTTGGAAGAACAATAAAGAGATCATCGGTTTCTACTGCTTGAATCCATGGATTGTGTTCAGCACGTGAAGTCAGTTCTAATGAACCTGCTTTATAAAAACACTGCAGGGCTGTGCTGGCAAGGGGGCGGTGGAGACAAAAACCTACTGACTAAACCTGGAAATATTGTACCATGTCTACTGAGTCATCCACCTCTAAACTGACATCCATCTTGATTTCATTATTCAACATCTTTCTCTGATTTCTACAGtatctactctatctatctatctatctatctatctatctatctatctatctatgtattatatagtgcctttcacatctatctatcatgtccATCTATCATTTCTTTAGTCACTCCTTCTCTGTCTATTTCTGTGtctacctgcctgcctgcctatctTTAGATGCTCTATGCCATTCTCTCAGTTTGTCTTTAAACATCCCTTGCTTATTTGTCTttatctctttctctccctctctttccaTTTAGACActccacatctgtctgtctgcatctAGTCAGACACCAGTCCATTTATGTATATGTCCATCTATCTGTCTTTAAACTCTCTCTGTCCAGGCTTTTCTAATATTTGTCAACCAATTAATATAAACTGATTTTGTAACGAATCCAGATTCAGTAAATTGTTTTCCAAGGTAGAAACAAAATCGCTCGGCTTTAAGTCTCCCTTGAAATTATAGGGAACCTAACACagtggcaaaggaaaaatattagTATTTGttagacagaaaaaataaaaagtttgtaaTGAAGGCTGACAGTCCAAACTGTTTGCTTTGGATGTCTGGCTTGCTGAAAGCAGCAGAATTTACATCTGATATATCACAACCCAAAGGGAGTCTGACAGTGAGTGCCATGCCTGGATCATTAGGGAGACTTAAAATTctagataaatattttttgttcatgCATACAAGCAAGTTCACATGACATGGGGAACCAGAGTGAGACGAATACTTAAATTGAACTGCCATTTTATGGCCCTGGAATGATGAATTGCATTTCAGAAATGAGTTCAGTTGCTCTGCGTTTTGATCAAATTCCTGTAAGTTAATAAAAGTCAGGTAGCGAGCTGCCAGCTGAAAGAGCTGGCTGGGTTCATTTTTAAATGAGTATTATTTTAATTCCATTAAAATCTGCTATAGATCATTGCAGTCCAACATGCAAAatcagaaaagttaaaaaaaagaattgtactCTAGATGTGGAATTTATTTCCAACATGATTACAGGTATTTTGTTTTGAAGtaatttgaaaaattttaataGACAGGAACTATAGAGGCTACCTGTGGGTTGTTGAAAACCTCTCTGTTTAAAAGATAAATACATTCTGTCtgtaatttgttttcttaatgaATTGTTAGCATGTATAAGTTTACTTTTTACATTATCAGttataagaaaagaaacaaggtggcgcagtgggtagtgctgctgcctcgcagttcagagacccgggttcgcttcccaggtcattcctgagtggagtttgcatgttctccccgtgtctgcgtgggtttcctcccacagtccaaagacatgccggtcaggtgcattggcgattctaaatcgtccctagtgtgtgctgtgtgtcccctgtggtgggctggcaccctgccctgggtttgtttcctgccttgtgtcctgtgttggctgggattggctccagcagacccccgtgaccctgtagttaggatatagtgggttggatagtggataatggatggaagaaaagaaacaaaaccacTTGAAAATACAGGTGTGAAAAATATGCctttacagacaggagtccaaaacagaactgagagatTACAAAATGTCTGTCATATACAATCagaaaacaggaagtgatgtatcaCTTGTGGCATCttggaaccggaaatgacatcaggaGTAGTCGGTGGGTTCTTGGGACAGGAAGCACTATTAGGTTGTCTTCTGGGGATCAGAAGTGGTGTTAGGTTGACAGTTCATCAGTTGTTCTGCAAgagaagaggagaaagagttagaggacAGTGCCAAGCCCTGGTCCAGTGGGAACAAGCACTTACTTCAGCCCATCAACTGTCTCTTAATCGCACGGGTTTGACACAGTACAAAAAATAGCTTCATGAAATTAGGGTTAAAAATGATATTGAAGAGAGGGTATGTTGCCATTTTGGTTAGCACTGCCATCTCACGGGCCCATCATCGTATTATCCTGAGTGTGGAGTTCACACGTTCTTTCCACATCTATGTAGGCTTTCCTCAGGGTCTTCCGGTTTTACTCCCACAGGTTATTCCAAATTGGCTGAGCATGGGTGTGTGCTTAAGCAGGTCCTGAGATGGACTGTCTCCTGTCTTGATAGACTGTGGTCACCACTGGGCAGGTTGGAGAATATTACATTAAGTTATCTAATAATACTGAACAATTTGCACTTGATGCAATCCAACACTTTAAGTTAGTGATCAGGTTCATCCAAACACTGATAATGAGCTCTTTTGAGTAGATACTACTGTACCCCAGCATCACGACTTTTACATTAAGCGTCCTTATTCACACTATGATTACGATGAGAAGGAATTTTACATATACAATGACTCGCAGAAAAGCACCTTACTTCATGGTACACTAAGTGCTCTGTCACGATGATGCTGGGCTGAGTGTTACCACACGCATCTAACACAATGTGACTGAGGCTGTCGACAGACGTGTTCTCACGTGCCTTTCTGCTTTGTCATCATTGAACATTATAGTCTGCAGTCTGAAAAATCTGTAAGCACCTCTTGTATTACTTAATTAAAAACGACTAGTAGAAGTTCAACTTACCCTTTTTGATTGATTCGTTATTTAAAGGCTAACAGCCAATGACCATGTAGTTAGTCAGATGGTCCTTTTCTGTCCCAGCTTCtattcattttgacttttttttttccccagaatatgaagaagaggaagagtggAGTTCCTGGTCTCCCTGCAGTGCCACATGTGGTAGTGGCAATCAGAAGCGTACGCGGTCTTGTGGCTATGCGTGTACTGCTACCGAATCCCGAACGTGTGACCTAACACACTGTCCAGGTACAAAAAGACTCTGCCATATCCTTTTTCTTGTCCTTATTCATGGCACCCAGTATATGTAGTTATATGTACAGCATAGGTTTGTTTTTCAACAGTACACTGTAGTATTATGTTATGTGATAGGTTCATATAAAATACTTCTCTTTTCTCCATTCCGTCCATTAAAGTTCTTCCCTATTTTATAAAAGCAAGCTGAATATATGAAGTTGTACAAAGTTTTTATAGTTAAAATTTGTCAGTCAGTCGTTGTCTTGAACAGGGTCAcaaggggtgctggagcctatcccagccagcatagggtgcaaggcaggaacaaaccctgacatgggtgccagtccatcacagtagtaaaaagtaatgttttcagTTACAACTTTAATACAATTGTATTGTGACAAAGTGGCCCAAAACCTCTGAagtcaaaaaaaaacacagcttttAGAATCAGTGCACTACTTTAATTTGATTTTGGCTCATGCAGAAACCTGTCTCAGCAGTACTAGGGCAAAGGACTAACCAGTATTGGTCACCAGTCTACCACATGGCAGGGCACGccgtgtgatgatgcgggttcgctcCACACTCCCAACGTCCTTATGGGAGCCCTTGTACCTGGggccgtcagtaatgtcaccgagatgagctgacaagtgaggacaattctcaaatgaagccaggggatatttccaaaaagtgcataagtgcttttattaaacaataatcaaaacaaaaagtgcagtgtccaaagttccaataaatattccataaaaccAGGTTGTCCAGTGGGAATAAAaaccatcaaataaataaatcctttaaaactcgaggttaaaatgcagaagCTAATGCAGTCTCTCTCATTACTCTCCGGCCCAcctccgtctctcttcctccccggctcacccattgctctcgCAGCCGGTGGAGACCCAACAGCCACGAGCTCCTTAAgccaacctccgtcttggctcATTATGGATGTCACTGCCAGACCGATGaagtcggctctcctcccttcatccTTCGCGCACCCATAGTCGCTCCTCGGATCCCTGTTGTGCTCATTCAAAACTTTCAGTGGGGTGAACTAGCCCCCAGAGCGCACCAGCCTAACACTCCTTGGCGGGGCCCCAGCTCATGGTGTCTCCACTTTCCAGGTAGCCAGATCGTCCTGCTCTTTCCCGTCCTTAACCTCCTTTCACGTTTTCCTCGATCCATCTATACATCCTTCCATTTATCTCTCCCCCTTTTCCTGGTgtcgacccgtatatatacacacatatcctCCAGGTCCTCCAtgggcgcagcgccttaatcacacaccgcaggaagccaatgaggcaatcaAGAACGACCGCACCCACATGTGCAGGTGCGACTGGCTCCCGCCACCTCgttaactccccgcggtcatgcaatcgcgcccacggagaacggCACGGCTACACGGATTTAAAACCTGGGCTTTTTATGGGAAGCCGCGGACCCGAAAGACTACACTCTGGGCAGTTGCTCGGGGGGCCCACAAGCATAGGGgctccatgctaatctatgtaagttgtgacttgctgagtggttgtgtaagtaggggccccagtgcactgctttgcccgcaGGGCctgtaatgctgttaagatggccctctAACACACACAAGGAGGTAGTTTATGGAGATGTGGGGGGTGAGAAGTTAGATACCCTCGGGAGGAGAATGAACGTAGACTTGAGGAGGAAAATGCAACCACCATCTGAGGGCAGGAAATCCAGATGCCAGCCCTTGTGCCACCATACCtctaatgtttatttatattagtaACTTCTCTCTAACTCCTTCCAtggtttctttctttcattccatGAACatcattactttatttattttttgtttttgttttgcagggTTTGAAGATGATATTAATGCTGTAACAGATCTCATGCCATATGGTGCTGAAAACAGTACAGACTTGTATGATGCTGgtcagtattttaatttcttcttattCCTTGAGCTGTACttaaatgttgttattttatgtgacaaagagtacaataaaataataacgaTAATAATAATTGATGAATAATGAGGAATAATTGATTATGCTAGCATTTCACTTTGAATTTCCTTCCATCCACAAATCTTAACAGTTAATTCGGAATCGGAATTCCATGtaattcataaaacaaaaatgtccttTTTACTTTGCAGATCTTGACAGCTGTGAAAAATGGCTCAACTGCAAGAGCGACTTCCTGAAGAAGTATCTTCACAAGGTGTTAACAGAACTGCCTAGCTGCCCGTGTCACTACCCATCCGAGGCCGTGTACAGCACTGTCCACGTCTTTGATGAGAAGCAAGGCAAGACTTATCGATGGCGGGATGCGAGCGGCCCCAAGGAGCGCCTGGATATTTACAAGCCCACTGCCAAGTTCTGCGTTCGCTCCATGCTCTCTTTGGACAGCACCACCCTGGCTGCCCAGCACTGCTGCTACAATGAGCAGATGAGACTGATCACCCGAGGGAAGGGCGCGGGCGCTCCCAACCTCATAAGTACGGAGTTCTCCCCCGAGCTGCACTACAAAGTTGACGTGTTACCGTGGATTTTGTGCAAAGGCGACTGGAGTAAGTTCCACGCAGTTCGACCGCCCAACAACGGCATGCAATGTACTGAAAACCCCACGGAGGATGTCTATATGAATGAGCTGGAAGAAGCAAGAGAGTATTAAACGCATTAGGACTTGCAATTCCATTCACAGACTTGTATCCACTTAATTGCACAAAAACAGAGATCTGCTCCACTTTTTCTCCTGCTGAACCTGCAGTGAGGAAGTTGCTTATTTTGGCTGGCTGATGAATCTGCATCTGTTAAAATGAGAGCCGTGCCTTCTTTAGTTTCTTGGTTGACGTTAGCAGTCTGATTCATTATTTGGTGCTCGGGTCACTAAATGCAATCGACGGCTTCTACTAGAGGAGGCCAGACTGAAGCATGGGATAGCGGACTGTTTTAAAGAGCGTACTATGTTATAGCGCACCAGGGGTCAGATGTTTGACAAAACATTGGCACCTTAAGGAGTGGAAAAAGCTTTTTTGCTCTCGTGTGATATCCTATCCATGTGGGTGCTTACAAATGTACTTATCTGCATCTTTTCTAACGTTACGTCCTCACAGTGATATTTGCTGCTACAAACTTTTCCTCCACCTATGGTGTCGGAACCCTTCAGCGGGGTGTCGGATGGACACCAATAGGAAACACATTTG
The nucleotide sequence above comes from Polypterus senegalus isolate Bchr_013 chromosome 18, ASM1683550v1, whole genome shotgun sequence. Encoded proteins:
- the ism2a gene encoding isthmin-2; amino-acid sequence: MHRSAGKAMPLLCVTFLALYVIVVKGFPTKKQGSTPKYSGAHLEVKGRGASSASHQGLDILQQNNKIKSWKRTGPSNPRRHKRRWSQQRTGGTYTQSKAELEDSKPFVLDLKNFPDLANADLSSQNPNIQVTIEVVDDPQAEIEMDLVKESRNDWSLSSADWLAHKELFWPLFWKYPDPAEDSNGRAGQDEEDYTDYDSEGSVLSSVDGDWDRRWPGHKGWGPKDNYEYEEEEEWSSWSPCSATCGSGNQKRTRSCGYACTATESRTCDLTHCPGFEDDINAVTDLMPYGAENSTDLYDADLDSCEKWLNCKSDFLKKYLHKVLTELPSCPCHYPSEAVYSTVHVFDEKQGKTYRWRDASGPKERLDIYKPTAKFCVRSMLSLDSTTLAAQHCCYNEQMRLITRGKGAGAPNLISTEFSPELHYKVDVLPWILCKGDWSKFHAVRPPNNGMQCTENPTEDVYMNELEEAREY